From Anopheles coluzzii chromosome 3, AcolN3, whole genome shotgun sequence, the proteins below share one genomic window:
- the LOC120957819 gene encoding AP-1 complex subunit mu-1, translated as MSSSAIFILDAKGKVLISRNYRGHIDMGVIDKFMPLLMEKEEEGLITPILQTPECTFAYVKTNNLYLVSVTRSNANIALVFVFLHKVVQVFTEYFKELEEESIRDNFVVIYELLDELIDFGYPQTTDSKILQEYITQEGHKLEIQPRIPMAVTNAVSWRSEGIKYRKNEVFLDVIESVNLLANANGNVLRSEIVGAIKMRVYLSGMPELRLGLNDKVLFESTGRGKSKSVELEDVKFHQCVRLSRFENDRTISFIPPDGEFELMSYRLNTHVKPLIWIESVIERHAHSRVEYMIKAKSQFKRRSTANNVEIVIPVPADADSPKFKTTIGSVKYAPEQNAITWTIKSFPGGKEYLMRAHFGLPSVECEDSEGKPPIQVKFEIPYFTTSGIQVRYLKIIEKSGYQALPWVRYITQNGDYQLRTN; from the exons ATGTCGTCGTCAGCAATTTTCATACTGGACGCGAAGGGAAAGGTGCTGATATCGCGCAACTACCGCGGCCACATCGATATGGGCGTGATCGACAAGTTTATGCCGCTGCTgatggagaaggaggaggaggggctCATCACACCGATCCTGCAGACGCCGGAGTGTACATTCGCCTACGTCAAGACGAACAATCTGTACCTGGTGTCGGTGACGCGCAGCAACGCCAACATAGCGCTCGTGTTCGTCTTCCTGCACAAGGTGGTGCAGGTGTTCACCGAGTACTTCAAGGAGCTGGAGGAGGAAAGCATACGGGACAACTTTGTCGTGATTTACGAGCTGCTGGACGAGCTGATCGACTTCGGCTACCCGCAGACGACCGACAGCAAGATACTGCAGGAGTACATTACGCAGGAGGGCCACAAGCTGGAGATACAGCCGCGCATCCCGATGGCGGTCACGAACGCGGTCTCGTGGCGCTCGGAGGGCATCAAGTATCGCAAGAACGAGGTGTTCCTGGACGTGATCGAGAGCGTCAACCTGCTGGCGAACGCGAACGGGAACGTGCTGCGGAGCGAGATCGTGGGCGCGATCAAGATGCGCGTCTACCTGTCCGGCATGCCGGAGCTGCGGCTCGGGCTGAACGATAAGGTGCTGTTCGAGAGCACCGGGCGGGGCAAGTCGAAATCGGTCGAGCTGGAGGATGTGAAGTTTCACCAGTGCGTGCGGCTGTCGCGGTTCGAGAACGATCGGACGATCTCGTTCATACCGCCGGACGGCGAGTTCGAGCTGATGTCGTACCGGCTGAACACGCACGTGAAGCCGCTGATCTGGATCGAGTCGGTGATCGAGCGCCACGCGCACAGCCGGGTGGAGTACATGATCAAGGCGAAGTCGCAGTTCAAGCGCCGGTCGACGGCGAACAACGTGGAGATCGTCATACCGGTGCCGGCCGATGCCGACTCGCCCAAGTTCAAGACGACGATCGGCAGCGTGAAGTACGCGCCGGAGCAAAATGCCATCACGTGGACAATTAAATCATTCCCA GGCGGCAAGGAGTATCTAATGCGAGCTCACTTCGGCCTGCCAAGCGTAGAGTGCGAGGACAGTGAGGGAAAGCCTCCGATTCAGGTGAAGTTTGAAATTCCCTACTTTACCACATCCGGCATACAG GTACGGTACTTAAAGATCATCGAAAAGAGCGGATACCAAGCACTGCCGTGGGTGCGGTACATCACCCAGAACGGCGACTATCAGCTGCGAACGAACTAA
- the LOC120958480 gene encoding selenide, water dikinase 2-like, which produces MFKPESYGLSPDFRLTKFSTLRGUGSKVPQDVLNRLLAGVYGEQLGDKDGKGPNKEEGVGIGLDSSVIALKRDLFLVQSVDFFYPLIDDPFMLGKIALANVVSDVFAVGATEIDQIKLIVTAPTEFTEQEREVVVPMVMQGFLEAAKACNAPVQIGSIAENPWCVIGGAASAVCHRSELIMPYNAQPGDALVLTKPLGTQLATNAYIWMGEQHSDSWARLRERFTVADIEQTYRIALESMSRLNKTGAELMKKYGAHAATDVTGFGLYGHAENLASHQTADVDFHLDTLPIIKNVREMADTLGRGAKLLAGKAVETSGGLLICLPREAAAGFCEEYRRCTEREAWIVGRVEKGARGVKMDPNLNILSVE; this is translated from the exons ATGTTTAAACCGGAAAGTTATGGGCTCAGCCCGGACTTTCGCCTCACCAAATTCTCCACCCTACGGGGGTGAGGCTCGAAAGTTCCTCAAGATGTCCTAAACCGACTTCTTGCAGGAGTGTACGGAGAGCAGCTAGGTGATAAGGATGGGAAGGGACCGAACAAGGAGGAGGGTGTTG GAATTGGATTGGATTCGTCTGTAATTGCGCTCAAACGCGACCTTTTCCTGGTACAGTCGGTCGATTTCTTCTACCCGCTGATCGACGATCCGTTTATGCTGGGGAAGATCGCGCTCGCGAACGTTGTCAGCGATGTGTTCGCTGTCGGGGCGACGGAAATCGACCAAATCAAGCTGATAGTTACCGCACCGACCGAGTTCACTGAGCAGGAGCGCGAGGTGGTGGTGCCGATGGTGATGCAGGGCTTTCTGGAGGCGGCCAAAGCGTGCAACGCGCCGGTCCAGATCGGCAGCATTGCGGAGAACCCGTGGTGCGTTATTGGCGGTGCTGCCTCCGCTGTCTGCCATCGTTCGGAGCTGATAAT GCCATACAACGCACAACCAGGCGATGCGCTCGTGCTAACCAAACCGCTCGGCACCCAGCTCGCCACGAACGCGTACATCTGGATGGGCGAACAGCATTCGGACAGCTGGGCCCGGCTGCGGGAACGCTTCACCGTGGCCGATATCGAGCAGACGTACCGGATCGCGCTGGAATCGATGTCCCGGCTGAACAAAACCGGTGCCGAGCTGATGAAAAAGTACGGCGCACATGCGGCTACCGATGTGACGGGTTTCGGGCTGTACGGGCACGCGGAAAACTTGGCATCGCACCAGACGGCCGACGTAGATTTCCATCTCGACACGCTGCCCATCATTAAGAATGTGCGCGAAATGGCGGACACGCTCGGGCGCGGTGCCAAGTTGCTGGCGGGGAAGGCGGTCGAAACGAGCGGCGGGTTGCTGATTTGTTTGCCCCGCGAGGCGGCGGCCGGCTTCTGCGAGGAGTACAGACGGTGTACCGAGCGCGAGGCGTGGATTGTGGGGCGTGTGGAGAAGGGCGCGCGCGGTGTAAAGATGGATCCAAACCTTAACATACTGTCGGTTGAGTGA